A window from Opitutia bacterium ISCC 52 encodes these proteins:
- a CDS encoding winged helix DNA-binding domain-containing protein, which yields MESITKAQARRLAIASSLNGNGKGRGRQAALKTVKHLGYVQIDTISVIERAHHHVFWSRQESYQTDYLNDLLAKDRSVFEQWAHAVAYMPIEDYRYYLPKMEDERKPPTNKWQRKRFELAKTHIKNVMKRIRKEGPLSSKDFDHDGKKSSGGWGPLKPAKLALDILYSQGDLMISSRRNFQRVFDLTERVLPEGLDLSMPDPEDCARHQIRRTLTAMGLARESEINKHLQLADRKTIHFVIQDMLEADEVISLKVRGIPDEVYYALPDTLNQLSKLRVSKQIRILSPFDNMVIQRERMKLLFDFEYTIECYVPAAKRVFGYFVCPIFWGSELVARIDMKADRKTKTLMVQQLHYESHLKDQTAFDSALEKALEEFAQFNGCEEVR from the coding sequence ATGGAATCTATTACCAAAGCTCAGGCTCGTCGCCTAGCCATCGCCAGCTCTCTTAACGGTAATGGTAAAGGTCGAGGTAGGCAGGCGGCCTTAAAAACGGTGAAGCACCTGGGCTATGTTCAAATCGATACCATCTCGGTGATTGAACGGGCGCATCACCATGTTTTTTGGTCCAGGCAGGAGAGTTACCAGACGGATTATTTAAATGATCTATTGGCTAAAGATAGATCTGTATTCGAACAATGGGCACATGCAGTCGCCTATATGCCGATTGAGGACTATCGATACTACCTCCCCAAGATGGAGGATGAGCGAAAGCCACCGACTAATAAGTGGCAGCGAAAGCGTTTCGAATTGGCTAAAACTCACATTAAAAATGTCATGAAACGTATTCGTAAGGAAGGTCCGCTTTCTTCGAAGGATTTTGACCATGATGGAAAGAAGAGCTCTGGAGGATGGGGACCATTGAAGCCGGCCAAATTGGCCCTGGATATTTTGTATAGCCAAGGTGATCTCATGATCTCCTCTCGGCGAAATTTCCAACGAGTCTTTGATCTGACCGAACGGGTACTGCCGGAGGGTCTGGATCTTTCGATGCCTGATCCTGAGGACTGTGCGAGACACCAGATCCGACGAACGTTGACTGCCATGGGATTAGCTCGTGAGTCAGAAATTAATAAGCACCTTCAGTTGGCAGACCGAAAAACTATCCATTTTGTGATCCAAGATATGCTTGAGGCTGATGAGGTCATTTCTTTGAAGGTAAGAGGGATTCCAGATGAGGTTTATTACGCGCTGCCAGATACTCTGAATCAATTATCGAAGCTTCGGGTTTCCAAGCAGATCCGCATCCTGTCTCCTTTTGATAATATGGTGATTCAGCGTGAAAGGATGAAGTTGCTTTTTGATTTTGAATACACGATCGAATGTTACGTGCCAGCAGCTAAGCGTGTATTCGGCTATTTCGTATGTCCAATTTTCTGGGGAAGCGAATTGGTCGCCCGCATTGATATGAAAGCGGACCGGAAGACAAAGACCTTGATGGTCCAACAGTTGCATTATGAATCACATTTGAAGGATCAAACGGCCTTTGATTCTGCTTTGGAAAAGGCCCTTGAAGAATTTGCCCAATTTAATGGATGTGAAGAAGTAAGGTAG
- a CDS encoding HAD family phosphatase — MKLGALFDWDGVVIDSSKAHEESWDLLGDEVGKPLPEGHFKKGFGRKNQVIIPEILGWTNDSEEIERLGNRKEALYREIVAEKGVDRIPGIEAFLQNLNAVGIGCAVGSSTPRKNVETILEMVGFGPYFQAIVCAEDVTQGKPNPEVFLTGASKLGLEVGNCAVFEDAYAGLQAAKAGGMKAIALSTTHPAEALKAESPDLILENFLGFEFEKFSHLFKRRSTQINTEKNSDFPNYSCSLVSIRG; from the coding sequence TTGATTCTTCGAAGGCTCATGAAGAGAGCTGGGACCTACTGGGCGACGAAGTAGGGAAACCACTGCCAGAAGGGCATTTCAAAAAAGGGTTTGGTCGTAAGAATCAAGTGATCATTCCTGAGATTCTCGGATGGACGAATGATTCTGAAGAGATCGAGCGTCTGGGAAATCGGAAGGAAGCACTTTACCGGGAGATTGTAGCCGAGAAGGGAGTCGACCGTATTCCTGGAATTGAGGCGTTCCTTCAAAATTTAAATGCAGTAGGTATTGGCTGCGCGGTTGGTTCGTCGACCCCGAGAAAGAACGTCGAGACGATTCTCGAGATGGTCGGGTTTGGTCCTTACTTTCAAGCCATAGTCTGTGCGGAAGATGTGACCCAAGGGAAACCAAACCCCGAGGTCTTTCTAACTGGTGCCTCCAAGCTTGGTCTCGAGGTTGGAAACTGTGCCGTTTTCGAAGATGCCTATGCGGGACTTCAAGCTGCTAAAGCAGGCGGTATGAAAGCAATCGCACTTTCCACGACCCATCCAGCAGAGGCGTTAAAGGCTGAGTCACCCGATCTTATCCTGGAGAATTTCTTGGGATTTGAGTTTGAGAAATTCAGTCATCTTTTTAAACGCAGATCCACTCAGATTAACACAGAAAAGAATTCCGATTTTCCAAATTATTCGTGTTCATTGGTGTCCATTCGTGGTTAA
- a CDS encoding dicarboxylate/amino acid:cation symporter, with product MFDKKKLSLTAKILIGMFTGIALGSLINAFLSGNVMVENYLVEGLFAIIGTIFINALKMLVVPLVLVSLICGTAALDDARRVGTVGIKAVGLYLFTTAVAITLALCCSLIVNPGKGIDPDKFIEKKAPVRSAVELQVDDLESELVAVKAVINEVATNQLQVVPPFQLEDNAEDESVVTFTPAKAPPLKEVIINLFPSNPFQAMAQGNMLQIIVFAVLFGIALTMSGKKGQRVLSIFKDLNEVVMKLVLILIELAPYGVFCLVSRTFATQGFDAIWPLAKYFFLVVGVLLIHASLTYPLLLKFLTGLSPFTFLKKMREAQIFAFSTASSNATIPVTLETAEKDLGVNNSIASFTVPLGATINMDGTAVMQGVATIFIAQAYGIDLTFGNLMTVIVTATLASVGTAGVPSAGLIMLSIVLIQIGLPVDAIAIIWGIDRLLDMLRTSVNITGDAMVTTIVGKWEGQLDKDIFNNDTSSSEG from the coding sequence ATGTTCGATAAAAAGAAACTTAGTCTAACTGCCAAAATCCTCATTGGGATGTTTACCGGTATTGCTCTTGGTAGTCTTATCAATGCGTTTCTCTCTGGGAATGTTATGGTGGAGAACTACCTGGTGGAAGGGCTGTTCGCCATCATCGGCACCATCTTTATTAATGCGCTCAAGATGCTGGTGGTTCCCTTGGTGCTGGTATCGCTGATTTGCGGAACGGCTGCCTTGGACGATGCACGAAGGGTAGGGACTGTCGGAATTAAGGCGGTCGGATTGTACCTGTTTACAACAGCGGTCGCCATTACTTTGGCCCTGTGTTGTTCCTTGATTGTTAATCCTGGTAAAGGGATCGATCCGGATAAGTTCATCGAAAAGAAAGCGCCCGTAAGATCTGCGGTTGAGCTGCAAGTCGACGATCTGGAAAGTGAACTGGTTGCGGTAAAAGCGGTGATCAATGAGGTGGCGACTAATCAATTGCAAGTCGTGCCGCCGTTTCAGCTCGAGGACAATGCCGAGGATGAATCAGTAGTCACTTTCACGCCTGCCAAAGCGCCTCCACTCAAAGAGGTGATTATTAATTTGTTTCCCAGCAATCCCTTCCAAGCGATGGCTCAGGGCAATATGCTCCAGATCATTGTATTCGCTGTGCTCTTCGGGATCGCGCTGACGATGTCGGGGAAAAAAGGGCAACGCGTGCTTTCCATATTTAAGGATTTGAATGAGGTGGTGATGAAGCTGGTTCTCATTCTGATCGAGCTGGCTCCTTATGGGGTCTTTTGTTTGGTTAGCCGTACTTTCGCTACTCAGGGCTTTGATGCGATTTGGCCGCTGGCTAAGTATTTCTTCCTCGTAGTCGGTGTACTGCTCATTCACGCCTCATTGACCTATCCTTTACTACTAAAATTCCTGACTGGGTTGAGTCCTTTTACCTTCCTGAAAAAGATGCGCGAAGCACAGATCTTTGCCTTCAGTACTGCGAGTAGCAATGCCACGATTCCAGTGACTCTGGAAACAGCGGAAAAGGATTTGGGAGTGAATAACTCAATTGCCTCGTTTACGGTTCCACTGGGTGCCACCATTAATATGGATGGCACGGCTGTCATGCAGGGAGTTGCCACCATCTTTATTGCTCAAGCCTACGGTATTGACCTGACCTTTGGAAATCTGATGACCGTGATTGTAACGGCCACGCTGGCCTCAGTCGGGACGGCTGGTGTTCCCAGTGCCGGACTCATCATGCTTTCCATTGTGCTTATACAAATCGGCCTTCCAGTCGATGCGATCGCCATCATTTGGGGTATTGATCGCTTACTCGATATGCTGAGAACCTCCGTCAATATCACCGGTGATGCCATGGTAACCACGATCGTTGGAAAGTGGGAAGGGCAGTTGGATAAAGACATCTTTAATAATGACACGTCTTCGTCTGAAGGATGA
- the uvrB gene encoding excinuclease ABC subunit UvrB, whose amino-acid sequence MSSSEKFKLAAEYTPRGDQPEAIDQLVKSIQDGNRFQTLLGVTGSGKTFTMANVIEQIQRPTLIMSHNKTLAAQLYSEFKNFFPDNAVEYFVSYYDYYQPEAYVPATDTYIEKDSSINDEIERLRIAATSSLISRRDVLVVASVSCIYGLGSPEDYQELMIPLRIGSDIGRDPLLHRLVDIQYNRNDVDLSRGNFRVRGDVVDIFPAYMETSIRVEFWGDEIDSIKELDPLTGDTGASLNHFDLCPANQYLTTKGKVEGSIDGIKQELEERVAYFESRGLLLEAQRVRMRTDYDLEQLQELGFCSGIENYSRWFSGRKPGERPFCLIDFFPDDLLIMLDESHATLPQIGGMYQGDRSRKTTLVEHGFRLPSALDNRPMNIEEFMELAKQVMFVSATPRPFEMENSAVVAEQIIRPTGLLDPTMEILPTKGQVEHLIGEIKNAVDQEERVLVTTLTKRMSEDLTTFLREAEIRVEYLHSDIDAIERVEILRRLRAGDFDVLVGVNLLREGLDLPEVALVAILDADKEGFLRNFTSLVQTAGRAARHEKGRVLLYADKLNDSLKKTIAVTAYRRDKQEAYNEEHGITPKSVVRPVQSSLVYQTKEEDTGLVAEALGGDERKQVIAEMEQEMLEAADSLEFERAALLRDQISLLRSGKDGAPKKKGRSRGYGRRGRR is encoded by the coding sequence ATGTCATCCTCCGAAAAGTTTAAGTTAGCAGCTGAATACACCCCTCGTGGAGACCAACCAGAGGCAATCGATCAGTTGGTGAAGTCGATTCAGGACGGGAACCGTTTTCAGACTTTGTTGGGCGTTACGGGATCGGGGAAGACCTTTACGATGGCCAATGTGATTGAGCAGATTCAGCGGCCGACGCTCATCATGTCGCATAATAAGACCTTGGCGGCTCAGCTCTACTCGGAGTTTAAAAACTTTTTCCCGGACAATGCCGTCGAGTACTTTGTCAGCTACTACGACTATTATCAGCCGGAGGCCTATGTGCCGGCAACTGATACCTATATCGAGAAAGATTCCTCCATTAACGACGAGATCGAGCGCCTGCGGATTGCTGCGACTAGCTCGTTGATCAGTCGGAGGGATGTGTTGGTGGTAGCCAGTGTGTCTTGCATTTATGGCCTGGGATCACCTGAAGATTATCAGGAGCTCATGATTCCATTGCGCATTGGTTCAGACATCGGGCGTGATCCACTCCTGCATCGCCTGGTAGACATTCAGTATAATCGAAATGACGTAGACTTGTCTCGAGGGAATTTTCGTGTGCGTGGCGATGTAGTGGATATCTTTCCAGCCTACATGGAGACATCCATTCGTGTTGAGTTCTGGGGGGATGAGATCGATAGCATCAAGGAGCTAGATCCCTTGACGGGTGACACAGGGGCTTCGCTCAATCACTTTGATTTGTGCCCGGCCAATCAATACCTGACGACCAAAGGAAAAGTTGAGGGATCCATTGACGGTATTAAACAGGAGTTGGAAGAACGGGTTGCTTACTTCGAATCTCGTGGGCTGCTTCTGGAGGCGCAACGTGTCCGCATGCGAACCGACTACGACCTGGAGCAATTACAAGAACTTGGGTTTTGCAGTGGAATTGAAAATTATTCTCGCTGGTTCAGTGGTAGGAAGCCCGGAGAACGACCTTTCTGTCTAATTGATTTCTTTCCGGATGACCTGCTGATCATGTTGGACGAGAGTCACGCGACGCTCCCACAGATTGGTGGAATGTATCAGGGAGATCGTTCTCGGAAAACTACCCTGGTTGAGCATGGATTTCGTTTACCCTCTGCGTTGGATAATCGCCCGATGAATATTGAGGAATTCATGGAGTTGGCCAAGCAAGTGATGTTTGTCTCCGCGACACCACGACCCTTCGAGATGGAAAATTCGGCGGTAGTCGCTGAACAGATAATTCGGCCCACCGGACTGTTGGATCCGACGATGGAAATACTACCAACCAAAGGGCAGGTGGAGCATTTGATCGGGGAGATTAAGAATGCAGTTGATCAGGAAGAACGGGTGCTCGTGACAACCTTGACCAAGCGCATGTCCGAAGATCTGACGACCTTTCTTAGAGAGGCTGAAATCCGTGTAGAATACCTGCACAGTGATATTGATGCGATTGAGCGTGTGGAAATCCTTCGCAGACTGCGTGCGGGAGATTTTGATGTTCTGGTTGGCGTGAACCTATTACGCGAGGGACTGGATTTACCCGAGGTAGCGTTGGTCGCGATTCTAGATGCAGACAAAGAAGGCTTTTTGAGAAACTTCACCAGTCTGGTTCAAACGGCTGGCCGGGCTGCCCGTCATGAAAAGGGCCGGGTATTGCTCTATGCCGATAAGCTGAACGATTCTCTAAAGAAGACGATCGCAGTAACGGCCTATCGACGAGATAAACAGGAAGCCTACAACGAGGAACATGGCATCACCCCCAAAAGTGTGGTGCGTCCTGTGCAATCCAGTTTGGTTTACCAAACCAAAGAGGAAGATACCGGGCTGGTCGCAGAAGCATTGGGTGGGGATGAACGCAAACAGGTCATTGCGGAAATGGAGCAGGAAATGCTTGAGGCGGCCGATAGTCTGGAATTTGAGCGTGCTGCATTGTTGCGTGACCAAATCTCCCTGCTTCGATCCGGAAAGGACGGGGCACCTAAGAAAAAGGGAAGAAGTCGCGGCTACGGTAGACGCGGAAGAAGATAA
- a CDS encoding sulfatase-like hydrolase/transferase: MFRKIASHTWFLILAFTCGHYALADDRPNMIVIFIDELRWDGLGITGHPFVETPHIDRLAREGMLMDNAFVVTPLCGPSRGSLMTGQYAHTNGSYKNQAPKGHTKLLRTYPMLLQEAGYKTAFIGKWTTGRNGDKSVHPGFDRWFCSGVNRDYKMNPSVNVDGEWIQYMGHATDIDSMEAVRFIRENKDEAFSISLWHRSVHTSYGDEDLLAAERNRELYKDQPIQRRLSAQPGFEVQPSLKGFAQRPPTDEDIRNIARMTVDIDDGVGEIYRALEEEGILDETMIIFLGDNGFFFGEHGLTEKRLAYEESIRVPFLVRYPPLIKAGTRSEVGVLNIDVAPTFLRLAGVPVPEDMQGQDFLPVFQGGQLEEPREALLFEFWSETDLPGQACWWKAVRNDRWKYIHYYKEPFYDELYDLENDPYEMNNLIEDKEYAETLKHLQSELKRLMEKYDDKEMDYEFWSGVEFEG; this comes from the coding sequence ATGTTTCGAAAAATCGCTTCTCATACTTGGTTCCTAATCCTGGCATTCACCTGTGGTCATTACGCTCTCGCAGACGATCGCCCCAATATGATCGTCATTTTTATCGATGAGCTTCGTTGGGATGGCCTTGGCATTACTGGTCACCCCTTTGTCGAAACCCCTCATATCGATCGTTTGGCTCGTGAGGGTATGCTAATGGACAACGCCTTTGTTGTGACACCTCTCTGTGGTCCCAGTCGTGGGAGTCTGATGACAGGGCAGTATGCCCATACGAATGGGAGTTATAAAAACCAGGCTCCTAAGGGACATACCAAGCTTTTGAGAACTTATCCGATGCTGTTGCAGGAAGCTGGTTACAAAACTGCGTTTATTGGAAAATGGACCACGGGTCGCAATGGAGACAAATCGGTGCATCCGGGCTTTGATCGGTGGTTTTGCTCGGGCGTGAATCGGGATTATAAAATGAATCCCTCTGTCAATGTGGATGGTGAGTGGATTCAGTATATGGGGCATGCCACGGATATTGATTCGATGGAAGCAGTTCGCTTCATTCGTGAAAACAAAGACGAAGCCTTCAGTATCTCACTGTGGCATCGATCCGTGCACACCAGTTACGGCGATGAGGATTTACTCGCTGCCGAGCGGAATCGTGAGCTTTACAAAGATCAACCCATCCAACGTAGATTGAGTGCACAACCTGGTTTTGAGGTTCAACCTTCTCTCAAAGGCTTCGCTCAACGTCCGCCTACGGATGAAGACATTCGCAACATTGCTCGCATGACCGTGGATATCGACGACGGAGTGGGAGAGATCTACCGGGCTCTGGAGGAGGAAGGCATATTGGATGAGACCATGATTATCTTTTTGGGAGACAATGGTTTCTTCTTTGGAGAACATGGACTCACCGAAAAGCGATTGGCCTATGAAGAATCGATTCGTGTGCCGTTTCTGGTTCGTTACCCGCCTTTGATCAAAGCGGGAACTCGATCAGAGGTAGGCGTGCTAAATATAGATGTGGCTCCGACCTTTTTAAGATTGGCAGGCGTCCCGGTTCCGGAGGACATGCAGGGGCAGGATTTCTTGCCCGTGTTTCAAGGCGGACAATTGGAAGAACCCCGTGAGGCCTTGCTCTTTGAATTCTGGTCGGAAACCGATCTACCTGGCCAAGCCTGTTGGTGGAAAGCGGTTCGCAACGATCGCTGGAAATACATCCACTACTACAAAGAACCGTTTTACGATGAGCTTTATGACCTGGAGAATGATCCCTACGAGATGAATAATCTGATCGAGGATAAGGAGTATGCTGAGACCTTGAAACACCTGCAAAGTGAGTTAAAGCGGCTGATGGAGAAATATGATGACAAGGAGATGGATTATGAGTTCTGGAGTGGAGTTGAGTTTGAGGGTTAG